From the Haliaeetus albicilla chromosome 6, bHalAlb1.1, whole genome shotgun sequence genome, the window TTGTCACACTTCTTCCAGCCAGCAATGCTGACGTGTTCCAGAAAACAGGTATCTCGGCTTACTGCGACTGTGCCTCTAAATCGCCAGTGCCCCCCGAACCAGAATGCATCTGGCAACACCCCATGCTTGCACATCTGGTATGAAGATGCTGCCCAACAGCTGTACCCTATAACCACACCAACCGCACCGGCAGTCCTGTTTCACACAGAATAAAAGAAGCTGGACCAGCCACGTTTTAAGTATCACTTTAGAAGTGCTTCTCTCGggtttcattttacatttttaatgcaatctgctatttttccccctttcataAGGAAACATTATACTTATATGCTCAGTTTCCTGGAACAGATCGGCTAAGGGCGCTCTCCGCCAGGCTCCCGCTGCTTATAGACTTCCCGTCTCCAGCAGTACCAGCAGCTCCATGCCACGGTTCACACGGAGAGTCCCTACATCGGGACAGCTTTCCTGCTCCTAACGCTGTCTGGCCTGAGAAAAGGCAGGCACATCCTGACCAATTCCCAGAGAAGCTTTCGCAGGGTCAGAGGAAGTAGCAGGCTGTAAAGGGGGTGGGGGTTTCACCGTCTTAATCTTTGGGGCTTGCAGGAAACAGCAAGCTAATTCCAGCCTGCCACCACCGCAAGCGACCTGCTGCAGATTAATTCCTTCTCTATCTGCAAGAGGACGCGGCGCAGGGATGCCAAGCACCGCTCGCTCAGACCGTCCGcgctaaaaaaaataaaaaggaggggagagaCGTTTGCTGTAACCTCGCTCGTCACTGTCGGCGTTTCTCCAGGGCTCCACGCGCCAAGGAGAACAGCACACGCCTGTTGAAGTTTATCCAAAAAGCCCTCGCTGCCAGAGGCTCTGTGACACCTTTGCCTCTGCTCCCCGGTCACATCCGAGGGAGACCCCTCAGGCGACCAGAGCTACATCTTCTTGGCCACCAAGCCAGAAATCCCTCTCGAGGACTGCCTGCTGCACACGCGTCCCTGAAATCCGTCCCACTAGATGCGGTTAGGACCATTAGAGGAGCCACCTCTCCGCACATTAATCCGGGTTGTGTAATCATCCTGCATCGACACGGGAGGACAGCGACGGCAAAGCCGGGGAGCCGCGCGGGACGCATCCTCGCCTATCTGCTCCGTCGCCGATGCTCCCCGCCTCTTCTACAGGCGGATTTTCACCGCGAAAGAACAAAGGTCAGTCGCTGTTCGGGACGCTGCAGAACCCACAGGCTGTCAGGCTCTCCACGCAGCTTGCACGGACATGTCGCACGCCCAGAGGTTTTTCCCCTTGGCACAGCGGCGACCGCCTCACGGAGCGCAGGCTCTATTAATATTTTACCACCGGATTCCACTCTGTCCTCAAACTGTTTTGCAAGCAACCCGGATCAGATGCAATGTCTCCCCAAATTAAGATATAAATGTCAACATGAGGCACAGCAACATAAGCATATCGTGCATGCCCAACAAGGACAagaatttatttgcttttgtccCCGTCAtctgtcgtccccccccgccaccaTGTATCTACAACATCCTTTTCTCCgcctgaggaagaaaacaacaacaaaatacttGGGAGTTTTCATATCATCATTATTCAAACAGTGACGAGGTAGCCAGAAACACAGGATAAATGCTGAGTTCTCATAGCAACACACCTCTATGAGTAAGGAGATTAAACTCTTAAACGTGTTCTTTCCTCAAGCCTCCAGCATTTGCCAGTCTCACACCGGCTGTGAGAACCAGCACCAACAACTCAAGCCATTTCTCACTGTCCTACCAAACTAGAAACAAGGAAGAATTAAGAAGATGCTTCTTCACATATGGTTTCTGCCTGAAGCAGTATCTCCTTAGTGCATGGGTTACAATCTCACGAGAAACAGTTACACGCACGCATGCACAAACATGCTACCCAGaactttccttcatttttccatCTTCCTGTTGCGATCAGCCGCTTGAGACCAGGCCCTCCCATGCGATGCAAACAAGGAAACACATCTCAGTGTTTAAGCTGCGATTCTTTTGTTCAAATAACATGGCAGCTAAAAAcagcctttcctctcccctggaGCAACCTCTCATTGCGCTCACTTATGCAAGGCACCCTTTATTCATCTGAGGACGGTAATGACTATCCAAACGCCAAAACCCAGTATTCAGCACGGAGATCACAACAACAGTAAGAAATTCCGTAAGTCACCTTCAGCATCCAATTCTGAGTATCCCATGGGGCAGAGGGAACCCAGCTGATTTCATTTTCCCTCCAAGTACCTCTGCTTGGGAactttccacattttctttccttctgcccAAGCCTATCGCACTGCACAAACAAGCAGCCGCCATTCTCCCTGcacagaattttgttttatcccccttttttttttttgcactatGTCCCATGGCACGAAGGTAATAACTGACCAGGACAAAGGACATGTTTACTGTCTCCATCTTTCATTTATTCAGGTATACACACAGcccagcaagaaaagaaaagcaggggaTTGCCATGCAAAGAGACACCGGCACCTCGCTCCAATGCTGAAGATCAGCTCTAAAAGGTTTTGGCACATTACACCGTTTACTTCCACACACAGAAACTGCTTTAACTTTTTGCCCATGACCTCATGCCCTAAGATCAGGCTTTTAACAtatcaagttttatttttcccagctAAGGCTTAAAATGGGCAGTGTCCTCCTCCTACAAAATTAGATAAATGGGTAAAATCACACTCCCCGATCAAGAAATTCACAGCTTGTAGAATTTACTCAATCTTTCACACCCGGGTATGATTTTCAATACCGCTAGAAGAGCTTTGTTATGAACTGACATGCGATCATCACATGCCCGTATTGATGCGTGTGTCTGTGCCAATAGCTTAAATCACTTGATCTCTGAACAATCCTATGACTCATGACATATGCATCCCATAATTTATCATGTTTGTGCTATGGAAATGCACCGGAGCAGCATCGCCTCAGCAACATTTACAAGTCACCTTGGCAACAGAGCAGCTTCGCGGCTGCTTTCAGAATGCCCGGCAAAACCTAAACGAGATGGGAGAGAATTAAAGCACTTCTACTTTACTCCTTGGCTTAAATAGCTCATTAATTAGCTAACACAGCTACCTCCTTTAAATcgggcttttttaaaaaaaaaaaacacccacctTTTTTACCCTTCTCCAGAAGGCACAATGAAGCTTAAGAAGACTCTCAGTAGGGTAAAGCCATGCACCGCCAAGTCAGAGGAAAAGTTTAAGGAATCAGATATTGTGCCTTCATTTGCTTCCCAAAAAAGTCCGTACACGTGCTATACAGCTAGGAAAACGAGCAAGTCCCAGAGCAAGCTAAAAAAAGGAGTTTCCATCCCATCAGATGCCTCCGTAAGCATCACCTGCCCGTGTTATTTagccttttgttgttgttgttgttgttgtcgtCGTCGCACTGGTAGATTTAGAGGGGCCGAGGGGGtgagcagctgctggggcagctccACGCCAGGCACGGCCGCAGCCACGCCGAGGAGGAGCCCCGCGAGCCGGCTCCGTGCCACGATCACAGTTTTGGTCGCGGTTTTCTTCTTCCCCGCCAACACTGGGCAGGTGAAGTGCTCGCCGCGGGGGTCACACCTAACGGCTTGCCAGTTTTGCTCCTAAATTCCCCGCTCACACACGTAAAGACGCGCCGCTTTGCTTTTAGCCAGCACCGGACGAACACTACGTAAAACGAGGCGAAACATCTTTTCAGCAGCAAGATCGCTTGCaggaggcagaaaggaaaacGGAAGAGGTTGCAAACCGTCAACTAGTTCCCGTCCGAGAGCTTTAGAGCCGAACGCACCAACGGCGTGGTTAGAAACTGGATGGAAAGGGAAGGCGAGAGGTGAGCAGCTCTCGCTCTCGCTGGTGATAAACGAAGGCGAAGAGCCGGCAGATTGCCCCTTTGCCAGCCGCTCGGCAAGAGATGCGTCAAGACGGCTGGCGGCTCAAGCCGCGCCACAGCCCAAGCCACTACGCTAGAGGCGTTCAAGAAGTGTGAAAATCGGCTCTCTGATTTATCAGCTGCTATCCCGAGGGGCAGGAGGTGAACCACCACGATAAAAAACTTTTACTGAGACTTGAATCTGTACCGGTAAGTATTTGCTGCTGTACAGGCGGGCATACAGAAGAGGAGCTTCCTCAGCAGAACAGATCTGCGCTTTTAGGAGTTTAGACATTCGGCCAAACTCTGAAATAGCCCGTTAAGTCAGAGCTAATTAGTAGAGGAGAGGAACGAACTAACGTAAGACTGAACATACTTGCCCTGCTTTAAACAGTTATTTAATAGTCTCAAACACGCTTTAGCCAGTGCCGGAGACCTCACCAAATGATGAATTTAAGGACGCACTGTATCATCAGCCTTTTGCGAGGATGGGAGGGGAGGTGTTTCAGCAAGCAGCGATGCTCTAACGCTCTTTCTCCCCGCAGCcctcccccatgcccccccagCAACACGTCCCATGCCCCCGAGCAcgctctccctccctgccctgcgcCCATCCCTGACCCCGCAGCCCACcgtccccctctccccagcgGGACCCCTCTTGCCCCGCAGCCAGAACAAGCTGGCAGGACCCCGCTGCTGCAGCTCTTTATGCTTTCCAGCACACCCGGGGTGGGATTTAGCAGAGGACGTCGCCAGGGCACCCTGAGCTCTCGGCCTTGGCACGGGGACCGCAAAAGGCAGCAGCGCTTTCCTCCCCGAAGCTGCCTCGGTATAGCGTGGACAAGGGAAAGCCCGCTCAGCTTCCAGGGGCTCAGcctgcctctccccaccctGGTACCTTCTGCACTTCCACAATTAAAACTTCCCCTTGCTATTCTGCCAGGCCGATTGTTGTTGAGGCTGTTATTTCAGTGACAGCAATACCACAGTAACTTGATTTAGGTGAGTAACCGAGCAAGTACGATTGACCAGCATGCTCTCTGCCAAAACCATTAACCAAAGACCAGAACAATAATTCAAAGTTATTAAATTGCCCGAACAAAATTTTCTACTAGCCCTACTCATGAATCTCCACCTGCAGAAGTGCACACTTAAGCACCAAGTTACACAGTGCACGCgcacgcgcgcacacacacacacacgcacgaTGCAGTCTGCAGCGTGCTTCCTCTCGTTTTGCAATGCTTTCAGCATAGATTGTTTTTTCTGAGTTGTTCAAAACAAAGTAGCAGCAGAAGGAACCGATCCGTTCCTTGATTATataggtaaaagaaaaaaacttggGAAACTGATGGAAGCCACATGCTTACCaagagttacaaaaaaaaaagtgatttttcttgcatacagcaaaaaaatcccccaatACCATTTATGtacttatttttacatttttctcatttttaggACAATGTTGCTAGCACATATTTCCCACAGTCCTCTGACACCTTGCCACAGCCTCAAGGGAGCAGCCAGCCCCATGGAGAATTTCACCCCCCGCCTGCCCCCGAGGACCCCgagccacacacacacacacacccccccagcccctgcagcaaGAAGTCGCCCAGGCAAACTAGCTTCTCATTGTTCGGAGTTTTACAGCCAGCTTTTATGGATAAGCCAGCCTGGCAGATCATGTCCCTTCCCGTTCCCCATCACCCTTCTGTCCTCCATCCTTGCTTTGCCCGAAAGCTGCAGTGTTGGCATCTCCCAACACTACGACAAGTTGAGGAAGCTGAACAGACTCCTTCttgcctctctctcttcccccgcctcctttctgcatttaaaatataaccTTGGACCTGTGCTTTCACCGGTTGATGTGGTACCCCATCAATTAAAAGGACGACCTCTTTACGACAGTCACTTCGGTGACAGTAAACTGTCTCCTGAAGAGCAGGTACAACTGTAACCAGTAACTTGCAGACCCCCAAAAAACAAGCACGGAGAGCACCAGCCGCGGCAGCTCCGCACCTGCAGAGGCCGAGGTCAGTGACTTCAACCAGCGGCACCGCGAGAACACGAAGATTACGCTGCCTGCGCAGCTTTGCTGCAAGCTGCCGCGGCACAGAGACACGTACGCGCTTCGGAAAGCCATCTAAATTCGCTTACATCTGTCATTGTCATTTTGGTCAGCAATGGCATCTTCCAGAGCGACAGACTTTGGcttcttttcactgtttcctTTCAAGTTTTCCCAGTCTGCCTGGCTGAATCTGCAGACCTCTGAGTCTTTGGTAGCTGTTTggccttctctctctttcatctCCAACTCTGAGAAGCGCATCATTGCACGCTAGAAAGAGAattgatatgaaaaaaaaagtcttgcgATAAAAGCTACTTCATTCACCTTACCTTATATGAAAGCATTTCCAAAGAAACATCGGCTCAAAACCAAGGTTTCAGATGGATAGCTAGGGTAGGAGTTTAACACACCTGACTTGTAAAACAGTGTTCTAGCATCTATATGCAAATAGCCACAGAGTTCTTTCATATataagagtgtgtgtgtgtatatatatatatataaaaaagatatatataaatgtatactgtatataaaacaaaaacattccaTTTTGGAggtaaaaagagacaaaaacaaaaagaaaataaaacaacacaaaaccgTACAATGAATAAAGACGACCATGGCCCACAAACTTCCCTTTGTGtatttggaaatgaaatttAACTCAAAGGTTTATGTAAGAGTCTAGTAATAAAAATTTGAAGAACTGACCTCACAGTAAGCAGCAGGTAGACATAAAATACTGTCCTCTTGTAATCCTTCCATCTATGTAATTAAAATGGGCACTCAATGGATCATTTAGATAATTTCATCCATTTTTATAAGCATAAACCAATTCTTTTCTTAACAATGCAAAACAATTTGGCTTAACTCATCCCttcattaaaagtaaaataccTTACGGATATTCCTATACAATATCTGTCCGTCATCCCTCAGCATCAACCTCAACACCACTCCTACTCTGTCCTACGCGTTCGCCTGGCGCAAACGTTGCCTGAGACCCGCTAATACATGGCTTCGACTCCTCTCCGTCAAATGGCACGTTTGGCATGCTAATCACAACTTCTGGGTACGCTCTGCTAGCTGGCACTACAGGCCAGCTGAGAAATTACAGCCATCGCTAGCGCCAAGGTAACATGCATGCCTGTCCGACTCCCCTCCGTAACTGCGCAAACATTTCATACgtacattaacatttttatcCGATCTTAGTAAAAGCCCTTTAAAGCTTACTAGCGCGTACATACGTAAAAGCCATACATACTATTCTTTACATCGCCTCGCTCTCTTTAACGAACTTACTTGGCTATTTAAAACCGTTTCTGGCGAGTACGCccctaacaaaaaaaattcctgattTCCCCACCTGCGTTGCTTCTCTCAACTTTTAATACTCGACTGTGACTTGCAACAgagaaataacaacaaaaagcGCGGCGGTCGTTGGACCGCGCGGACTCACCTGCAACGCCCGCTGCTCCCGGCTGAGCTGGCTGGAGTCCGCGTACAGTTCGGTCGTCACACACTTGAATCGATCACCTACGTAACCGGCGGAGTTTGCGATCCTCTTGGCCAACTTAGACGGCTTGGGCTTCAGTATTTTGCCATCGCCAGATTCCGCGTCCTCGGCTCCGTCTTTGGTATAGGTCTGGCTGGCGTCGATGCTTGGCGGCGCGGTCCCCATGCAGAATGGCTTTGCGTCCTCCTGCACCTTGCCAAAAGCCAGAGCCGGAGCATCGCTCTCGTGAGCGCTTTCCAAGAAAGCGGGCGAAGGCTGGACCGTCACTCTCTCTTTCGGCTGGCTCACAGATAAATCTTCTTTCCTTAAGCCGAAAACCGACGAACTCTGGGCTTGCTTGAAATTATAGGTTTCGTGAAGATCATTATTTCTTCCAAACTCCTCTCTCATTACAATAAAATCTCTGTGCTGCGACGCCTGCTCTACCTTGTGCTTTGTAGGGTCATTAGCCTGATTACCGCTTTCCGTAGCAAAGCTGGCTTTCGCTACGTTCGCTTCGCTTTTCGCCTCTTGCTCATCTCGCAGAAGATCCGGGAAGAGGTGTTTGTCACTTTTGGCCGAGTTTTTACTGTGGCCAGAGCTCTGGTGCAATTTCACGCTCTTGTCACCGGGTACTTCGAAATGCATCTTCCCGCCGCTCTCCAGGAGCTCCGGCAACCGGCCCCGCAGAGCCGGGTCCTCGTAGCGGACCCTCTCGTGAGACCGCGACCTCCTCTCCGCCTTCTCCTCCTTATTGATCTCCAAAGCCGaatgctgcagcagcatggggtgcaccatccccatccccagcgCGTCCTGGTAGGTCATGAATTCCCCTCGCCCCGCCGGCAGGCTGTAGGGGAGGCCGGGTTTGGGAGCCAGGTGGCCGGGGTAGAGGCTGCCGTTGGGCAGCAAGACGGGGTGCGGATACACGTGTCCTTTCCCATGGAGGGAGAGAGGGCTGATGGCGATCCCCTCCGGCACCGGGTACGGGAGGTAACTCCGGGGGTAGGGCAGAGGCGGGGAGCGAAACGCCTCGTTGGGCGGCAGGAAGATGGGGCTGGAGGCCAGGGCGGTCTCGCTCGCCTTGAAGTTGGCTTCCTGGCCGCAGGATTTGGCCACCTTATTGCCGTGTTTCGCAGGGGCGGCGACGGGCTGCCCGACGTGCTGGATGACCGAGGCGGTGCTCTCCGCAGAGCTCCTGGCCGTCTTGGCGCAATCGGCGTTGGGAGCCGGCGACGCCGACGCCGGTCGCCCCCCCGCCGACACCGTCCCCGAAACGCTGCCGACGACCGCCTCCGTGCCACCCatcctggggcaggaggagctccGCTGCTGCGGGATCACCCAGTCCAGCGCCTTGTTTTTCAGCTGGACGCTCTTCCCGCTCTCCTCGCCGGGGCTGGGACCGGGAACGATCCAGGAGGACGGTGCCGTGCTGATAATGTCAGGCCTGTAGATGGGGCAGCCGTTCCCGGGAGAAATGGTTTCCTTCTGAACGATGTCGCCGCCGGGCAAGTGCGTCCCCCCTCCCGCCCTGCCGTGCACCAGCACCGTCGGCGTCATTTTCTTACCGTGGTCCGACTTGCCGGCGGTTTCCGCGTCGACGACTTTGGCCGACAAGTCCAGCGGTTTGTCGGTGACGTCTTTGGTCGGGGTCTGCTTTTCCAGGAGCGGGGGGGACCTGCCGTCTTTCCGGTCGTGGCCGGCTTTGCGCGCGtggggggcggccggcgggggagCCTCCCCGGCGTCGCTGCCTTTGGGAAGCTTCCCGTTGGAGAGGCGGGAGGGTGGGAATTCGCCGCCGACGTTCACGTAGGGCTTCGGGAGGGTGACGgcggaggagggagaggtggtgATCCTGGGGAAGTGTTTGTGGAAATCGGCGTAGGCGTCCCCCACCTGGGCGGGcagggggaggcggggggacGGCCGGGGCGAGTGCGGCAGCAGGAGCGCGGGGTCCGCCGGCATGTTGGCGGGGGCCGGCTTGGCGGCGGGGACCCGGGGCTGCTTGCTGCTCTGGATGTGGGGGTAGGCGTGCGTGTCGACGGGGTTGCCGGGGCTGACGCCCATCTTCCACGACAAGCTCTTATCCGGACAATGCACCAAAGGCGGGATGGCCGGCGAAGCCGAAGCGGTCGAGAGCCTCATGGGCGACGCCAGCGACGAAGGGATGTGGGGGGCAACGTAGTGGGAGGGAGGCAGGTATAAAAAACGTTCACCGTTCGTACATACGGGCGAGTAAGCCAGGTGCTGCGGTAAGCTGTAGGTGGACTGCTGAGGTAGCAATGCCTTGTACATGTTCAATGAATACTTATTTGGTGAGTCAAGGAAAGGGTATATGGTGGGCGTCGTGCCCTCCATATAGGGGTTTACCCAGGGGAGCCTTAGGTAACTAGCACCATTGACACCGAGGGGACTCTGCTTGTCACCCGCAGCTCGGTCCAAACCCAGCGTCTCCCCCGTCGGGACAGAGTTTTTTTGTATTCCAGGTGGTGTTTTGTATATAGCGCTGAAGCCGTTCGGGGCTTTTCCAGAGACGGCTGCGTTTTCTACCGCTTCGGGGGGATTAGACTTAAACTGCATCTCTGGATTTCTTTCAGGAGTAAATCCGAGCCCAGCTATCGAACTCGTAGCATCCCGTGATTTTTCCGAGCCGAGTCCACACAAGCTGGAATAGACAATACTACTGGGGACTCTGAGTCCTTCTCGCATGAGTCCAGACCTGTCCATACTCAGAGCTGCGAGACTGTCAATGCGATGTGCTGTAGTCGCATCCACCTTTACAGAACAAGAAGTATGTTACTTTCACATTTCAATAACGTGACTACCGCTCAAGCTACAGATACACCagcattttgaaagagaaacaatACTAATGCAAACACACTGCGCGTCATGAAAACATACAGAGGCTGATCTTGCTGGAAAACGGGAGAACAGGAACCTATGGAGCAATATAGATCACCGCAAACGTCAATACAAATCTCTCCGCATCCAAAATTCATGGGCTAGAAACAAAGGCGTGAGGACCCATAGCCCAAGCGGCCAGCAGCGGCCCAGAGACGATGCTCAGTGGCACCGCTCCTGTGCGGCAACCGgctcctcagccccagccctgccagagcAAGAGGATGCGGGCTGTGAcatggagaaggggaagagaaggatggagagcctctcctcctcctcctcctccaggaccTCTCCCCCTCCGCcgcagctctgctccagggctCGCCACCGCCACACGATTCATGGGGCGAGGCGTCTGAGGACACGGCATGAAGAAAGGTCCGTCGTCAAATTCCTGCCCCGCTCGCCACTCCCCACGTACACTCAAAGAAGGAGAAAACCCCCAACTTTGCTAAAACGTTGATGTACTTAACGCTTACATGAACTGCATGACATTATTCATAACAGAGCTAAAGGACGAACATGACATCATACAACAACACACACCACAAAGTCAGCGTCAAGAGATTAACGAGATAAATAAACAAAGCCCCATTTCACTGTTTCAAGAAACAACTCGCATGTGCCCAAGCCCGGGTAGAGCTGCAACAGAAAGGTGTTTTACTCCTTTCCCCAAATGGATCACGTGGGAACACCCAGGGGTAGGAGTCAAGGTGGGGAGGACAGGCACAGATTCAGCTGCAGCATGAAGCTGTTAACTTCTTACCACACTGTGATTCAGGTGATTTTCTTCCCTCAACTCCAGTCTGCTTTTCGGTGCATCGCCATCATTAACGGGaattttcctattaaaaaacagaagctTACTAGTTGAAAACATCCTGCGCATCTCAGATCAGTACAAGATTATATCACCTCCATATTTTGATTCCCCTGGAGAAGTCCCATATGATACCGTATTTATCCTTCTGCGTACCCATGCACAGCCACCGCTTTAGAAAGCAAGGACCGTTCGAAAATAAGCATAAAGGGTTTTGACACCAAGAACACACCAAGCACATCTCAGAGCAGCCTCTTTCAATGCAAGTGATTTTTGCCAAGGTCTTCTCTTTTGCCCCTTGCCCTTCTCTTTTTCCAAGGAGAGAATATCCCATTTTAAACATACGCTGTTCAGGTACCATCCATAAATGCTGCCGAGGAGAAAATGAACACGCACACATGCTAATATCATACGAACGTCAGCTGTTCCATGCTAAAGAGGGAGCTGCACATCTGTGCCATACCAGTGCGGCAGCGCTGGGACTTGTTACCACAGAAAGCACCGATAAAGAATATACCGTAGTGCCAAATTTCAAATCCCGGGGATAAAAATCATTGAcatgcagcagaaggaaattttCAGCATTACCCAAAAGAACTCCTTTCAAAGTGCTTAAAGGCACATGATCACCTTAAAGCTGAAATGCgattttaatgtatttgtttttaagcGATTCACCTTTCCTGCAAGTAGCACGTAAAATTATTATCCCTAAATAACTGGGAGGAAAGTGAGGAGGGAGGGTGTGAAAGCAAAATGAGACGTTTGGCCATTTTCCTTCAGCTTATGTTTGCAAATAGCACTCCCTGCAAGGACCAAAAACTTTCCCCAGCTTCTCAGAGGCTTTTCACACAACAGTAAGAACATGGGCtcaaagagaagacagaaaaacactAAAACCACACAAAATCGGCACAGAGAAGTGCAGGCATACCTGCAGCTTCTGTTCAGTGTTGTTTcgctttttaaaaagctgggCTTTAAGGGGAGAGGACACCGACCAGTGCCTGCATCACCccactgaaaattattaaagaCTATAATTTTAATTATCGAATGAATGAtattcagcaggaaaaaaggtggggaggaagagaaattcACTTGTGGGAGACAGAAAAGCCACTGTTTCTATTTCACAGGCCAAGTTGTTGGTCCGAAGGCAGGGAACGCCAAATCGCAGGCAGGAGCCCCTCTGCCATAGAGTCACCGCAAGAACACGTGCGCTATTTGGTTTAATTCCCCTTCACAAATACGAAATAATAAAGTAATTGTAAAAGCGCGTTTAAAGGCTGCTTTGGGGAGTAATCTCTTTAAAGGGCGTCCCCGCTTCACTGACCCAGGTTGCCTGTTAAATAGTAAATCAGCGGCTGCTCTACCGCTCTCAGGCACGTCTTGTTtctc encodes:
- the BCOR gene encoding BCL-6 corepressor isoform X4; amino-acid sequence: MLSATPLYGNVHSWMSNERVRMCGINEDRKIPVNDGDAPKSRLELREENHLNHSVVDATTAHRIDSLAALSMDRSGLMREGLRVPSSIVYSSLCGLGSEKSRDATSSIAGLGFTPERNPEMQFKSNPPEAVENAAVSGKAPNGFSAIYKTPPGIQKNSVPTGETLGLDRAAGDKQSPLGVNGASYLRLPWVNPYMEGTTPTIYPFLDSPNKYSLNMYKALLPQQSTYSLPQHLAYSPVCTNGERFLYLPPSHYVAPHIPSSLASPMRLSTASASPAIPPLVHCPDKSLSWKMGVSPGNPVDTHAYPHIQSSKQPRVPAAKPAPANMPADPALLLPHSPRPSPRLPLPAQVGDAYADFHKHFPRITTSPSSAVTLPKPYVNVGGEFPPSRLSNGKLPKGSDAGEAPPPAAPHARKAGHDRKDGRSPPLLEKQTPTKDVTDKPLDLSAKVVDAETAGKSDHGKKMTPTVLVHGRAGGGTHLPGGDIVQKETISPGNGCPIYRPDIISTAPSSWIVPGPSPGEESGKSVQLKNKALDWVIPQQRSSSCPRMGGTEAVVGSVSGTVSAGGRPASASPAPNADCAKTARSSAESTASVIQHVGQPVAAPAKHGNKVAKSCGQEANFKASETALASSPIFLPPNEAFRSPPLPYPRSYLPYPVPEGIAISPLSLHGKGHVYPHPVLLPNGSLYPGHLAPKPGLPYSLPAGRGEFMTYQDALGMGMVHPMLLQHSALEINKEEKAERRSRSHERVRYEDPALRGRLPELLESGGKMHFEVPGDKSVKLHQSSGHSKNSAKSDKHLFPDLLRDEQEAKSEANVAKASFATESGNQANDPTKHKVEQASQHRDFIVMREEFGRNNDLHETYNFKQAQSSSVFGLRKEDLSVSQPKERVTVQPSPAFLESAHESDAPALAFGKVQEDAKPFCMGTAPPSIDASQTYTKDGAEDAESGDGKILKPKPSKLAKRIANSAGYVGDRFKCVTTELYADSSQLSREQRALQRAMMRFSELEMKEREGQTATKDSEVCRFSQADWENLKGNSEKKPKSVALEDAIADQNDNDRCNFTSTETNQGHFLETPEEKDLSNEKCYLERHSIYEKAEDQPTEDIGQHPCPRLDRKRKHSGERVQNDGSQNENFVDELQDELISKAKKKKNSKGLHPKKQRHLQHLRELWEQQVSPERSPSGKLGRQSRKDLAEAVQPEATAKVKDFTEERHTKKRSEAKSNRSWSEESLKTSDNEQGLPVFPVSPHMKSLSSTNANSKRQAQPSCTPASRLAAKQQKIKESRKTDGLYTDEEEDFQHASLLQKYSECEKPSGKRQCKTKHLALQERRRRSSLTGDDTTDIENAEDKVTVTRKVRKRPEPTSDCDSSPAKSYEQKPYDRLQQTPSLLPVSQPSQLPIASPPPETTPSRPMPPEARRLIVNKNAGETLLQRAARLGYEEVVLYCLENKVCDVNHRDNAGYCALHEACARGWLSIVRHLLEYGADVNCSAQDGTRPIHDAVENDHLEIVRLLLSYGADPTLATYSGRTIVKMTHSELMETFLTEYLTDLQGRSVDDPGLYWDFYGSSVCDPKDESGFDILANPPGPGDEDEDGFSDVLEFEFSDEPPLPCYNIQVCLSQGPRNWLLLSDVVKRLKMSSRIFRCNFPNLEVVTITEAEFYKQTSLSQLFSCATDLEAFNPESKELLDLVEFTSELKTLLGSSFHWLHPHEDPPFDILW